GATCTTCAAGCATGGATCTCATTCCATCTACTGCAGCTTGGTCAGCCGCAATTTTATCTCCTCTACCAAGGTGTTTAGATGCCAGTATTGCAGCAGCTTCAGTTACCCTGACTAAGTTTAAAGGTAAATTTCTATCCATATTTTCCTCCTCATTGTATGTAAGGATACTTTCGTATCCTTTTGAGTCTTTCTGAGATTCACCAAATCCTAAATTTAGCTTTGGTGTTGTTTTTTATATTTTTTAGATGATTTTCGTAATGCGCCAAATCATTATTAAATATCAGTTTAATTTAGAACTACTTTACGCCTTCCCAATCTTTAAGGAATCTTTCAATTCCGATATCAGTAAGCGGATGCTTAAGCATTTGTTCAAATACCTTGTAAGGTATTGTCGCTATATCAGCACCTGTTTCTGCAATTTGCGTTACATGAAGAGGATGTCTTACTGATGCTGCTATAATCTCAGTTTCAATTCCGTAATTATAGAAAATCTCGGCTATTTGCGCTACCAATTCCATTCCATCAGTACCGATATCATCTACTCTGCCTAGGAAAGGACTTACATAAGTAGCACCGGCTTTTGCTGCAAGAAGTGCTTGATTGGTAGAGAAGATAAGAGTAACATTTGTCTTTATACCTTCTGATGTAAGCACGCTGCACGCTTTCAATCCCTCTTTAGTCATTGGAAGCTTGATAACAATATTCTCGTGTATCTTGGCAAGTTCTCTAGCTTCTTCAAGCATACCTTCCGCTTCTACAGAAATAACTTCCGCAGAGATAGGTCCATCCACTATACTCGAAATCTCTTTAATTACTTCCTCGAATACTCTGCCTTCCTTAGCAATAAGTGAAGGGTTTGTAGTTACTCCATCCAAAATACCCCATGAAGCAACTTCTTTAATTTCATCTATATTTGCAGTATCAATAAAAAATTTCATATATTCTCCTCTATGCTTTATTTATAGATCCGAAGATCTCCATTTTTTCTTTTACTACTTCTTTGATTGCAGCAGTTCCCGGTGCAAGTAGTTTTCTAGGGTCAAACCCCTTACCTTCTCTATCTTTACCTGCTTCAATATACTCTCTGGTAGCAGCCGCAAATGCCAATTGACATTCAGTATTTACATTTATCTTGGATACTCCAAGTGAGATAGATTCCTTAATCATCTCTTCAGAAATACCGGTTCCACCATGTAGTACTAATGGCATATCTCCGATTTGCTCTTGAATTTTTGCAAGTGCATCGAAGTCCAATCCCTTCCAGTTTTCCGGGTATTGACCGTGAATATTTCCAATACCTGCCGCTAGAAAATCTATGCCCAGTTCGGAAATTCTCTTACATTCCATTGGATCTGCAATTTCACCGGATCCTACAACACCATCTTCCTCTCCACCGATTGCGCCTACCTCTGCTTCAACGGAGATTCCTTTAGAATGTGCCAACTCGACAATTTCCTTGGTTTTTTCAACATTCTCATCTATTGGATAATGAGATCCGTCAAACATTACTGAAGTAAATCCGGCTTCGATTGCTTTTTTAGCTCCATCGTAAGAACCGTGATCAAGATGGATTGCAACCGGTACAGTAATATTTAATTCTTCAACCATTCCTTTAACCATGCCGACAACTGTTTTGAATCCACCCATGTACTTTCCGGCGCCTTCTGAAACACCTAGGATAACAGGGGATTTCATCTCTTCTGCAGTCTCAAGAACCGCTTTGGTCCACTCCAGGTTATTAATGTTGAAATGTCCAATTGCATACTTGCCTTTTAATGCGTCCTTTAACATTTTTTCAGCTGATACTAACATCTAATTACCTCCTAATATATTTAATTAATTAATGTTCTACGGAAAAACATAAGCTACTTAGCTCTAATGAAATAATACAAACGAAATAATCGAACTAAGCTAACGTATTTCACATCTATAAATAATCATACTAAATAATAGAAATTCGCTAACTCTACTATTACAATTATAACATAATTTGTAATTAAGATATAGTTTAGAATATACCTAAATGATAGAAAACCTATACATAGCTGAGGCCTATAGGTAATCTATAGGCCGGCTTTTTATTTAATTTATTTATCTCTGAAATCTTTAGCACTCTCTACCAAGCTTGTGATAAGCGGGTGTGGTCTATTTGGTCTGGATAAAAATTCCGGATGGAATTGTGCACCCATAAACCAAGGATGATCCACAAGTTCAAAGATTTCCATATACTTTTCATCAGGCGAAACTCCCGATGCAATTGCTCCGGTATTTATTAATTTATCTAAATACCTTAGATTGAACTCATACTTGTTTCTGTGTCTTTCATATATTAACTCATTATTATATATGCTTCTAGCTTTACTTCCTTCTACAGTCTTGCATGGAAGAAGTCCCAATCTTCTATCGTCTTTATCGCCATCTTCTCTAGGTGCATGAATAACATCGTCATCTCCTGAAGAGATGCTATCGCCTTTCACAGTCTCAAGCCCTGCAACATTAATCATTAAATCAAGTATTGCAGCATGCATTCCCATGCTTATTCCCAAGAATGGGACTCCGTGTTCTCTGGCATATTTAGAAGAAAGAATCATTCCCTTAAGACCTCTGTCTCCAAAACCAGCAGGGATAATGATAGCATGACTGTCTTTTAACTCTTCTTCATAATTATCAACATTTATCTTTTCAGCATCAATCCAGTTGAAGTTAATATTGACATCATTGGCAATACCGGAATGATTAAGTGCTTCGACAAAAGATATATACGCATCTTTAAGATCGATGTATTTAACTACCATAGTTATATTGATTTCATCTTCAATATTCTTAATTCTATCGACAAGTTCCTTCCACTCAGTCAAATCAACAGGTTTGGCATCCAAATTCAAATGCTCTACTACAAGATCTGATAAGCCTTGCTTCTCAAGCATTAGTGGAATCTCATATATGGAATCTGCATCACTGTTTTCAATGACTTCTTCCGGTTCAAGGTCGCAGAAAAGAGCAATCTTTTCTTTTGAAGCCTGATCTATTTCATGCTCGGTTCTTATAATTAAAAGATCCGGCTGAATACCGACACTTCTTAGTTCCTTAACGCTGTGCTGAGTCGGCTTTGTTTTAATCTCTTCAGATTTTGTTAGATAAGGTAGTAGTGTTACGTGAATATACATAACATTTTCTCTTCCGATATCCTTTTTAATCTGTCTGATAGCTTCCAAGAAAGGAAGTCCTTCAATATCTCCGACAGTTCCACCAATTTCGGTAATTACGACATCTACTTCCTGTTCGCTCGCAACTTTTTGTACCCTATCTTTTATTTCATTGGTAATATGTGGTATAACTTGAACGGTTCTTCCTTCAAAATACCCGTCCCTCTCCTTATTCAAAACAGCTCTATACACCATTCCGGTTGTAATATCGGAATGTTTATTTAAGCTTACATCAACATATCTCTCATAATGACCGATATCAAGGTCGGTTTCTGCTCCATCATCAGTAACGAAAACTTCACCATGTTGAAGTGGGCTCATGTTTCCCGGATCAACATTTAGATATGGGTCAAACTTTTGCAACAGTACTTTTAATCCACGATTTTTCAGCAATCTTCCAAGTGAAGCGGCTGTAATTCCCTTTCCTAAGGACGATACAACGCCACCGGTAACAAATATATACTTTGTATTCAAATTATACCTCCTGATAATACTTCCACCCTTTATTATACCAAAAAAAATATATCTATGTAAAGAACCACATTAAAGACTTGATAAAAAAATTTTTCAAATCATATTATACCTTTATTTTTTTCGTATTTTCTCTTTTTTATTCTGACCAATTGAATCCTTAAAATAATAATTATAAACACAGACATATAGGGAATTAACTCTAAAAGTTCGGGTTTTAAATTAAAGAGAGATTGATGATTCGATAATGTGAACATAAAAGACAGAACCACCGAAAAAAATCCTGACAATAGAGCCGAACCGCTGCTCATAACATCAATTGCAAGTCCGATAAATCCTCTTCCGGCCACCATGTCCCTCGAAAACCATGGCAGATATCCAAGCGTTAGTGATGCCCCTGCCATAGAAGCCAAGACAGAAGATATTAGCAATGAAATTAGCCTATACTTATTTATGTTTAAACCGCTGATTTTTGAAAATTCCACGCTTTTACCAACCGAAAAAATCCTAATTCCCAAGACGGTCTTTTCGTTGAAAATGTAGATTATGAAAATGGATAATATCCCTAAAATTGATGATATATTATAGTAGATTTCCTTCCCCATTATACTTACTGAATGTCTTGCGAAGGGTATAGTCTGAAGAGAAGTTGAGATCCCTCTGTCACCGAGCAAATTCAATAATATCGAAGTAAGTCCCATGGCTATGAGATTATAAGCAATCCCTGCCAAAATGGAATTAACCTTCAGTTTATTGTCTATAAAATACAAAATAAGACCTTGAACTAAACCCAGTACCATAGTTAGGATGAAAGCCAGAATTGCATTTTGAAAAAAGTGGCTGAATACTACTGCAAAAAAAGCTGAAATAGTCATAAGCCCTTCGATTCCGACATTGAAATAGCCCGACCTGGATGCGACATTTGCAGAAAGTGCTGCAAATAAAATCGGAGTTTGAATGATTAATAATGTACTTAAAAGCCCAAGATTTATCCCGGTCATAACTATCCCCTTTTAAAAAAGAAATCAAATACTTAATATAGATAATGTATCACTTGCTCCAGATTTAATCAATAGATACGATGAAAATACTCTATTTTATATCACTTTTAGTAAGATATCCACTTAGGTAGACAAAGCTAATCAAACATGTTATACTATAAATGTAAATTAATTGAATATAATCAGGAATTGAGTGAGAATCTCAAGCAGGTCCGCTACTGTGTGTCATTATGACGAGTCAGATACTGATATATTGGATTATCCTTGCGGGAACCAAGGATGATTATTTTAATACCCATGTTCCCATGGGTTTTTTTATTTAAACCCTAAATAATTATACTGACAATCTCCCAATGAAAAAGCACATGATATCCTTGGCTTTGTGTGCTTTTTCTACCTCACATAGAATAAATCCCACATGGATTTGTTAACATAAAAAAGCTGTTTCTGTTAATCCCCTTTTGAAACAGCTTTTTTGTTATTTTCTATACAGCTTCAAACTGACTATTATATAGATCGAAGTAGTATGATCCTTTAGCCAAAAGATCTTCGTGATTACCACTTTCTACAATATCCCCATCTGCCATCACTAATATCAAATCTGCATTTTTAATGGTTGACAGTCTATGGGCAATTACGAAAGAGGTTCTTCCCTTTGTCAATTTATCCATAGCTATTTGCACCATTCTTTCAGTCCTCGTATCCACAGAACTCGTCGCCTCGTCCAGGATAGTTAGCGGTGCACCATGAATCATTGCTCTTGCTATTGTTATCAGCTGTTTTTGACCTGCTGATAAAGAGTCCTTATCGCTCAGTATTGTTTCATAACCTTTGGGAAGTGTCTTAATAAAGTGATCAATGCCAACTGCTTTAGACACTTCAATAACCTCTTCATCGCTTACATTCTCTTTATTATATACGATATTTTCCCTAATGCTACCTTCAAAAATCCAAGTATCTTGAAGGACCATACTGAATTGGTCTCTGACATTTTCTCTCGGCACTTCTCTTATTGATTTTCCATCTATCAATATATCTCCATTCTCGATTTCATAGAATCTCATCAGCAGGTTTACGATAGTCGTTTTACCTGCACCTGTCGGTCCGACAATTGCGACTTTCTGCCCCGCTTTGATACTCGCCGAGAAATTGTTAATGACGGTTTTTTCAGGTGTATATCCGAATTTGACATTTACAAAATCGACATCTCCTCTTATATCCTCTAATAAACTAGGCTTATCTTCTTCATTTGACAATTCACTCTCTTCCAAGAGTTCAAAAACTCTTTCCCCGGATGCCGCCGTCCTCTGCAGATTATTGAAGGACTGAGCAAACTGGGATAGTGGTTGAGTGAATAATCTAATGTAGATAGTAAATGCTACGATGACACCGAAAGAAATGATCCCGTTCATAGCAAGCGTTGCACCGACGACACATACCGCAACATATCCAAAGTTTCCTATAAAACCCATCATCGGCATCATTAAACCGGAAAGAAATTGAGATTTCCATGCGCTGTCGTAGAGTTTAGTGTTGATTTCCTCAAAAACATTTTTTGATTTTTCCGAATAATTGTATACCTGTACGACATTGTGCCCAGAGTACATCTCCTCGATATGTCCATTGATTGCACCTAAGTCTTCTTGCTGCTTTTTAAAATAAGTTTGAGTTTTACTCATTATAAAAGCCATTAGTAAAATCCCTGCAATACCCGATACTATCGCGGTTAATGCTAAAATCCAGCTATTGTAAAACATCATCACAATCGATCCAAAAAACATAGCAAATGCCGTAACCAAATTACCAACACTCTGCCCTAAGGTCTGTCCAACAGTGTCCACATCATTGGTAACCCTACTTAACACATCGCCATGACTTGTATTGTCAAAGTATTGGAGAGGTAATTTGTTAATCTTACTCGATATATCAGATCTCATTTTTCTTGAAATCCTTTGGGTTACAGTTGACATAATAAAGTTCTGTGCAAAACCTAGGATTAATGAAACTGAATAGAATATTATGAGAATGAAACCCACTCTGCCAACCGCATCCATATCTATTCCCTGAGATACTTGCACACCATCCACTATTCGTGGT
The sequence above is a segment of the Peptoniphilaceae bacterium AMB_02 genome. Coding sequences within it:
- the fsa gene encoding fructose-6-phosphate aldolase, with protein sequence MKFFIDTANIDEIKEVASWGILDGVTTNPSLIAKEGRVFEEVIKEISSIVDGPISAEVISVEAEGMLEEARELAKIHENIVIKLPMTKEGLKACSVLTSEGIKTNVTLIFSTNQALLAAKAGATYVSPFLGRVDDIGTDGMELVAQIAEIFYNYGIETEIIAASVRHPLHVTQIAETGADIATIPYKVFEQMLKHPLTDIGIERFLKDWEGVK
- the fba gene encoding class II fructose-1,6-bisphosphate aldolase; its protein translation is MLVSAEKMLKDALKGKYAIGHFNINNLEWTKAVLETAEEMKSPVILGVSEGAGKYMGGFKTVVGMVKGMVEELNITVPVAIHLDHGSYDGAKKAIEAGFTSVMFDGSHYPIDENVEKTKEIVELAHSKGISVEAEVGAIGGEEDGVVGSGEIADPMECKRISELGIDFLAAGIGNIHGQYPENWKGLDFDALAKIQEQIGDMPLVLHGGTGISEEMIKESISLGVSKINVNTECQLAFAAATREYIEAGKDREGKGFDPRKLLAPGTAAIKEVVKEKMEIFGSINKA
- a CDS encoding CTP synthase, producing the protein MNTKYIFVTGGVVSSLGKGITAASLGRLLKNRGLKVLLQKFDPYLNVDPGNMSPLQHGEVFVTDDGAETDLDIGHYERYVDVSLNKHSDITTGMVYRAVLNKERDGYFEGRTVQVIPHITNEIKDRVQKVASEQEVDVVITEIGGTVGDIEGLPFLEAIRQIKKDIGRENVMYIHVTLLPYLTKSEEIKTKPTQHSVKELRSVGIQPDLLIIRTEHEIDQASKEKIALFCDLEPEEVIENSDADSIYEIPLMLEKQGLSDLVVEHLNLDAKPVDLTEWKELVDRIKNIEDEINITMVVKYIDLKDAYISFVEALNHSGIANDVNINFNWIDAEKINVDNYEEELKDSHAIIIPAGFGDRGLKGMILSSKYAREHGVPFLGISMGMHAAILDLMINVAGLETVKGDSISSGDDDVIHAPREDGDKDDRRLGLLPCKTVEGSKARSIYNNELIYERHRNKYEFNLRYLDKLINTGAIASGVSPDEKYMEIFELVDHPWFMGAQFHPEFLSRPNRPHPLITSLVESAKDFRDK
- a CDS encoding ABC transporter permease, with translation MTGINLGLLSTLLIIQTPILFAALSANVASRSGYFNVGIEGLMTISAFFAVVFSHFFQNAILAFILTMVLGLVQGLILYFIDNKLKVNSILAGIAYNLIAMGLTSILLNLLGDRGISTSLQTIPFARHSVSIMGKEIYYNISSILGILSIFIIYIFNEKTVLGIRIFSVGKSVEFSKISGLNINKYRLISLLISSVLASMAGASLTLGYLPWFSRDMVAGRGFIGLAIDVMSSGSALLSGFFSVVLSFMFTLSNHQSLFNLKPELLELIPYMSVFIIIILRIQLVRIKKRKYEKNKGII
- a CDS encoding ABC transporter ATP-binding protein; translated protein: MSENKGPKGPMMGPGRGAVIEKPKNFSLTLIKLIKYAKNYVPAILIALIFSLVSTLLQILGPNKLREMTDIILLGLPRIVDGVQVSQGIDMDAVGRVGFILIIFYSVSLILGFAQNFIMSTVTQRISRKMRSDISSKINKLPLQYFDNTSHGDVLSRVTNDVDTVGQTLGQSVGNLVTAFAMFFGSIVMMFYNSWILALTAIVSGIAGILLMAFIMSKTQTYFKKQQEDLGAINGHIEEMYSGHNVVQVYNYSEKSKNVFEEINTKLYDSAWKSQFLSGLMMPMMGFIGNFGYVAVCVVGATLAMNGIISFGVIVAFTIYIRLFTQPLSQFAQSFNNLQRTAASGERVFELLEESELSNEEDKPSLLEDIRGDVDFVNVKFGYTPEKTVINNFSASIKAGQKVAIVGPTGAGKTTIVNLLMRFYEIENGDILIDGKSIREVPRENVRDQFSMVLQDTWIFEGSIRENIVYNKENVSDEEVIEVSKAVGIDHFIKTLPKGYETILSDKDSLSAGQKQLITIARAMIHGAPLTILDEATSSVDTRTERMVQIAMDKLTKGRTSFVIAHRLSTIKNADLILVMADGDIVESGNHEDLLAKGSYYFDLYNSQFEAV